The following proteins come from a genomic window of Geomonas sp. RF6:
- a CDS encoding Fur family transcriptional regulator, translating into MDDVHAATLKALQMKATPKRVAILEALQDEQRYASPEELWQRLRPRFIRIGLPTVYRNLEDLAASGVISKVIHPNRQLYYYFCPNRDHHHHFVCLSCRKVEDLPSCTLEPMEREITARTGGKVLSHIVQFNGLCGKCMSEKGDAAFEEHPSGNAGGRAD; encoded by the coding sequence ATGGACGATGTACACGCGGCTACGCTGAAAGCGCTCCAGATGAAGGCGACGCCGAAGAGGGTGGCCATTCTGGAAGCCCTCCAGGATGAGCAACGGTATGCAAGCCCGGAGGAGCTCTGGCAACGGCTGCGTCCACGCTTCATCCGCATCGGACTTCCCACCGTGTACAGAAACCTGGAGGATCTGGCAGCAAGCGGGGTCATCAGCAAGGTCATCCATCCAAACAGGCAGCTCTACTACTACTTCTGCCCGAATCGTGACCATCACCATCACTTCGTCTGCCTCTCCTGCAGGAAGGTGGAGGATCTGCCGTCCTGCACACTGGAGCCGATGGAGCGGGAGATCACCGCCCGGACCGGTGGAAAGGTCCTTTCCCACATCGTCCAGTTCAACGGACTGTGCGGCAAGTGCATGAGTGAAAAGGGGGATGCCGCTTTTGAAGAGCACCCCTCCGGGAACGCCGGCGGTCGGGCAGACTGA
- a CDS encoding metal ABC transporter ATP-binding protein, which translates to MTTDVLRVQGIAAGYHGSTAFSDVSFSVEPGSYIGICGPNGSGKSTLIKTILGLLPVQRGEISLFGTPQVKFRRWERIGYLPQGLQFFNPHFPATVNEVVRLGRLSVKSFPKRFGREDDHAVNRTLEWMGIGHIRGKMIGELSGGLRQRVLLARALVNQPELLVLDEPTTALDPETRESFYKIVYEMNREHRTSVLLVTHDTATIGNYASHMLYLDKRVVFYGDFDQFCRSTEMTDYFGSHVQHLVCHRH; encoded by the coding sequence ATGACAACAGACGTACTCAGGGTGCAGGGGATCGCCGCCGGCTACCATGGCAGCACGGCGTTCAGCGATGTAAGCTTCAGCGTCGAGCCCGGAAGCTACATCGGGATCTGCGGCCCCAACGGCTCCGGAAAGAGCACCCTTATCAAGACGATTCTCGGCCTCTTGCCGGTGCAGCGGGGGGAGATCTCCCTCTTCGGCACGCCGCAGGTGAAGTTTCGCCGCTGGGAACGGATCGGCTACCTGCCGCAGGGTCTGCAGTTTTTCAACCCGCATTTCCCGGCGACGGTGAACGAGGTTGTGCGGCTGGGGAGGCTCTCGGTGAAAAGCTTTCCGAAGCGCTTCGGCCGCGAGGACGATCATGCGGTGAATCGCACCCTGGAGTGGATGGGTATCGGCCACATCCGCGGGAAGATGATCGGCGAGCTCTCCGGGGGGTTGCGGCAGCGGGTCCTCCTGGCACGGGCGCTGGTGAACCAGCCGGAGCTCCTGGTGCTGGACGAGCCGACCACGGCGCTCGATCCTGAGACGAGGGAGAGCTTCTACAAGATCGTCTATGAGATGAACCGGGAACACCGCACCTCCGTGCTCCTTGTCACCCACGACACCGCCACGATAGGGAACTATGCCTCGCACATGCTCTATCTGGACAAGCGCGTCGTCTTCTACGGCGACTTCGACCAGTTCTGCAGATCCACGGAGATGACCGACTACTTCGGCTCCCACGTGCAGCACCTGGTATGTCACCGGCACTAA
- a CDS encoding metal ABC transporter permease, whose protein sequence is MNISEMLSYGFMQRALIGGSLIAILCSVLGVFLVLRRLSLIGDGLAHVTFGSVALALFMRLRSFHATIAIIPVVLICALGILKLAEKARIYGDAAIGIVSAVGIASGVMLASVAGGFNVDLFSYLFGNILSISESELVISAVLFAIVMTGVVVFYNDLFASTFDEELAKSSGINTERINAVLVLLTALTVVLAMKVVGIMLISALLILPAVTALQLAKGFKTAIAFACLTGVATVVAGISLSFVMNLPSGATIVMMNFFALVCAFLCRLLLAVRRGAH, encoded by the coding sequence ATGAACATATCGGAAATGCTCAGCTACGGCTTCATGCAGCGGGCGCTGATCGGCGGATCCCTCATCGCGATCCTCTGCTCCGTCCTCGGCGTCTTTCTCGTGCTGCGCCGCCTCTCGCTGATAGGGGACGGGCTCGCCCACGTCACCTTCGGCAGTGTCGCGCTCGCCCTCTTCATGCGCCTGCGCTCCTTCCACGCCACCATCGCCATCATACCGGTCGTCCTCATCTGCGCCCTCGGCATACTGAAGCTCGCGGAAAAGGCGCGCATCTACGGAGACGCCGCCATCGGCATAGTCTCGGCAGTGGGGATTGCCAGCGGCGTCATGCTCGCCAGTGTCGCCGGCGGCTTCAACGTTGACCTCTTCAGCTACCTCTTCGGCAACATCCTCTCCATTAGCGAGAGCGAGCTCGTCATCTCCGCCGTCCTCTTCGCCATCGTCATGACCGGCGTCGTCGTTTTCTACAACGACCTTTTCGCCAGCACCTTCGATGAGGAACTCGCCAAAAGCAGCGGCATCAACACGGAGCGGATCAACGCGGTGCTGGTCCTTCTGACGGCACTTACCGTCGTGCTCGCCATGAAAGTCGTGGGGATCATGCTCATCTCCGCACTCCTCATCCTTCCGGCGGTGACGGCCCTGCAGCTGGCCAAAGGGTTCAAGACCGCCATCGCCTTCGCCTGTCTTACCGGCGTCGCCACGGTGGTGGCGGGAATCAGCCTCTCCTTCGTCATGAACCTCCCGAGCGGCGCCACCATCGTCATGATGAACTTCTTCGCCCTCGTTTGCGCATTCCTGTGCCGCCTCCTGCTCGCAGTCAGAAGAGGAGCCCACTAG
- a CDS encoding GGDEF domain-containing protein: MIPDQSWAKDEVQARYSGYHKTFGTVSYLLVTLALLDLAVSPLSGSEAGVPCVCCAILLAYYWGTGLMRITPENGRSRTLLDLFVLLFFVTGICSFTGKTASPFYPLNYLILMAGALTQGARSSYLLAAFSISCCAILAATEGDDAARTLVGHLPEFVSFALITHLGALLAGEAGRARREVERLSLTDDLTSLHNMRSFHALAEQQEKMAKRYSKAFAICMLDSDNLKRINDRFGHMAGTELIKWTARIIEKNIRECDVAARFGGDEFIILYSEHDKHQIFPAVERIVHAMATTPFFFEGHRLTCTVSAGLASFPEDGSSLKEVMANADIAVYQSKERGKNQATMYGSALPHEVARRRAGAIVSAGTTTDVRFEERSSALE, from the coding sequence GTGATACCAGACCAGTCGTGGGCAAAAGATGAGGTACAGGCGCGCTACAGCGGCTACCACAAGACGTTCGGCACCGTCTCCTATCTCCTCGTCACCCTGGCACTCCTCGATCTCGCCGTCTCCCCCCTCTCGGGGAGTGAGGCGGGTGTTCCCTGCGTCTGCTGTGCCATCCTCCTCGCCTATTACTGGGGGACCGGGCTCATGCGGATCACCCCGGAGAACGGCCGCTCACGCACCCTCCTCGACCTCTTCGTCCTTCTTTTCTTTGTGACCGGCATCTGCTCCTTCACGGGAAAGACGGCGAGCCCATTTTACCCCTTGAACTACCTGATATTGATGGCGGGAGCGCTGACGCAGGGGGCGCGCAGCAGCTACCTCCTGGCCGCCTTTTCCATATCGTGCTGCGCCATTCTTGCCGCCACCGAAGGGGACGATGCGGCGCGGACGCTAGTGGGGCACCTGCCGGAATTTGTCTCCTTTGCCCTCATCACACATCTCGGGGCACTCCTGGCGGGAGAAGCAGGCAGGGCGCGACGGGAGGTGGAGCGCCTCTCCCTCACGGATGATCTCACCTCCCTGCACAACATGCGCAGCTTCCATGCGCTCGCCGAGCAGCAGGAAAAGATGGCGAAGCGTTACTCCAAAGCTTTCGCCATCTGCATGCTCGACAGCGACAACCTGAAAAGGATCAATGACAGATTCGGTCATATGGCGGGTACGGAACTCATCAAGTGGACCGCGCGCATCATCGAGAAGAACATCCGGGAATGCGACGTCGCCGCCCGCTTCGGCGGCGATGAATTCATCATCCTCTACAGCGAGCACGACAAGCACCAGATCTTCCCCGCCGTAGAGAGGATAGTACATGCGATGGCGACAACACCTTTCTTCTTCGAAGGGCACCGGCTCACCTGCACCGTCTCCGCCGGCCTCGCCTCCTTCCCCGAGGACGGCAGCTCCCTGAAGGAAGTGATGGCGAACGCCGACATCGCGGTGTACCAGAGCAAGGAACGCGGGAAGAATCAGGCGACGATGTACGGGTCTGCGCTGCCGCACGAGGTGGCCCGGCGCCGCGCCGGAGCAATCGTTTCCGCCGGAACCACGACAGACGTGAGGTTCGAAGAAAGAAGCTCCGCCCTCGAGTAG